The proteins below come from a single Miscanthus floridulus cultivar M001 chromosome 1, ASM1932011v1, whole genome shotgun sequence genomic window:
- the LOC136494368 gene encoding AT-rich interactive domain-containing protein 1-like: protein MLFTHEANADQFDLLSYGNLRGVDASRNSEESSFGNDLKDGSSVSSENFSSSCLPGENYQSATIEKRPLSDVKPCQVACKRPKQTDHHTWLYSFEEDPLTSEVGISSPALADGLVETKQPNDIPAINGGTTCSGSSDTPCLNHDQSVLVESLDVPDWATSFPGYFEDCGPVADDIGSPVHEYLPRKGVPIGPEHQADIPEWRPQTSMIVPGASEFGADLDCSSASTSESVPTGDDKWIRYCVVPMTSCSSLVDWAGDNKIDCNCSDEGSMRCSRQHIIEARDSLKMSLGLDKFCELGLCEMGEDVAQRWTDEEEKLFQRVVFLNPVSLGKNFWDHLPDAFPGKTSQELVSYYFNVFMLRKRARQNRSDVLRVDSDDDELHGEPLVEREEGDPAFESSIHEHFVSNSPPMDDDHKEFEGAQFDGSLCEKSVYSAVECRHLPNKMPADSNMVNTAQDVYDQDNGAQYAEFHMSLPNDTSNNLGVQSASV from the exons ATGTTGTTCACGCATGAGGCAAATGCTGACCAGTTCGATCTTCTTTCTTATGGTAATCTAAGGGGAGTAGACGCTAGTAGAAATTCTGAGGAATCCAGTTTTGGAAATGACTTAAAGGATGGTTCTTCAGTTTCTTCTGAGAACTTCAGCTCCTCTTGTCTGCCTGGCGAGAACTATCAATCTGCTACAATAGAAAAACGACCTCTTTCTGATGTCAAGCCATGTCAAGTTGCTTGCAAGCGTCCAAAGCAAACAGATCACCATACCTGGTTATATTCCTTTGAGGAAGACCCTTTGACCAGTGAAGTGGGGATATCTTCTCCAG ctTTAGCTGATGGATTGGTTGAGACCAAACAACCGAATGACATTCCTGCAATTAATGGTGGCACAACCTGCAGCGGTAGTTCAGACACCCCTTGCCTTAATCATGATCAATCAGTTTTAGTGGAAAGCTTAGATGTACCTGATTGGGCGACTTCTTTCCCTGGTTATTTTGAAGACTGTGGGCCAGTTGCTGATGACATCGGTTCGCCTGTTCATGAGTACCTCCCTAGAAAGGGTGTGCCAATTGGACCTGAGCACCAGGCTGACATTCCAGAATGGAGGCCCCAAACCTCTATGATTGTACCTGGTGCTTCTGAGTTTGGTGCTGATCTGGATTGTAGTTCCGCTTCCACTTCAGAGTCTGTTCCCACAGGTGATGACAAGTGGATCAGGTACTGTGTTGTTCCGATGACAAGCTGCTCATCTCTTGTTGACTGGGCTGGAGACAACAAAATAGATTGTAACTGCAGTGACGAGGGTTCTATGAGGTGTTCCAGACAGCATATTATTGAAGCAAGGGATAGCCTCAAAATGAGCTTGGGACTGGACAAGTTTTGTGAGTTAGGTCTTTGTGAAATGGGAGAGGATGTTGCTCAGAGATGGACTGATGAGGAGGAGAAGCTATTCCAAAGAGTTGTTTTCTTAAATCCTGTCTCCTTGGGCAAGAACTTTTGGGATCACCTTCCGGATGCATTTCCTGGTAAAACTAGCCAGGAGCTTGTTAGCTACTATTTTAATGTTTTCATGCTCAGGAAAAGGGCCCGGCAGAACAGGTCTGACGTGTTGCGTGTGGACAGTGATGACGATGAACTGCATGGTGAACCTCTAGTTGAGCGGGAGGAAGGGGATCCTGCATTTGAGTCCTCTATACATGAACATTTTGTCAGCAATTCTCCGCCCATGGATGATGACCATAAAGAGTTTGAAGGAGCACAGTTTGATGGATCTTTGTGTGAGAAGTCAGTATACAGTGCAGTTGAGTGCAGACATCTACCAAATAAAATGCCTGCGGATTCAAATATGGTGAACACTGCACAAGATGTTTATGATCAAGATAATGGAGCTCAGTATGCAGAGTTTCACATGTCACTGCCGAATGATACTTCAAACAATCTTGGAGTTCAAAGTGCATCTGTGTAG
- the LOC136541977 gene encoding diacylglycerol kinase 1-like — protein sequence MVKILFGPSIVRMVWLQDQIEMHKLHWYRRAPTPSEFWIPLAAWFTVGLVGLWTFFHFFSLWRRKISLSWMKIIARSKRKNFERNHEVPTAEHVWNTESLIRAKGMKCCVCLESLSPAQPLGQMMTSENMVHRCNVCGAAAHIICSSNSQKDCKCVSMFGSKHVVHQWTVVWTDVADQSEEGQYCCYCEEICSESFLGGPPIYCCMWCQRLVHADCQSAMATETGEICDLGPFRRLILSPLFVRAISKSGGILSSITHGANEFASTVRGRLNRTKKEKHHNRFPSDSNDDSSSDTTLNSNQRAGELKETGGSAQRSPENEHYSSESDGRELISESRKISNNETGEVKLKYALSELPADSRPLLVFINKRSGAQRGDLLKHKLHFLLNPVQVFELNSSQGPETGLFLFRKVPHFRILVCGGDGTVGWVLDAIDKQNYESPPPIAILPAGTGNDLSRVLSWGGGLGAVEKQGGLCTVLHDIEHAAVTILDRWKVTVEDKKSKNVLLVKYMNNYLGIGCDAKVALDIHNLREENPEKFYSQFLNKVLYAREGAKSIIDRAFVDLPWQVRLEVDGAEIEIPEDSEGVLVANTPSYMGGVDLWQNEGENPENFDPQSIHDKMLEVVSITGAWHLGTLQVGLSRARRIAQGQSIKIQTFAPFPVQVDGEPWVQQPCTLKISHHGQAFMLRRAIEEPLGHAASMITDVLEHAESSRVITASQKKALLQEMAIRLT from the exons ATGGTTAAAATATTGTTTGGCCCATCCATTGTGAGAATGGTCTGGTTGCAAGACCAAATCGAAATGCACAAGCTCCACTGGTACAGGAGAGCCCCTACTCCATCAGAGTTCTGGATACCACTTGCTGCTTGGTTCACTGTTGGCCTAGTTGGTCTTTGGACATTTTTTCACTTCTTTTCATTGTGGCGGCGAAAGATCAGTTTAAGCTGGATGAAAATAATTGCGAGATCGAAGAGGAAGAATTTTGAAAGAAACCATGAGGTTCCTACTGCTGAACATGTTTGGAACACAGAATCTTTGATTCGTGCAAAAGGGATGAAGTGCTGTGTATGCTTGGAATCTCTCTCACCTGCTCAGCCCCTTGGGCAGATGATGACTTCAGAAAATATGGTTCACCGTTGCAATGTTTGTGGTGCAGCTGCGCACATAATATGCTCTTCGAATTCTCAGAAAGATTGCAAATGCGTCTCAATGTTCGGGTCCAAACATGTGGTCCATCAATGGACTGTAGTCTGGACAGACGTAGCCGACCAATCCGAAGAAGGTCAGTACTGTTGTTACTGTGAGGAGATATGCAGTGAATCTTTTCTGGGAGGTCCTCCCATATACTGCTGCATGTGGTGCCAAAGACTGGTGCATGCTGATTGCCAGTCAGCCATGGCTACTGAAACAGGTGAAATTTGTGACCTTGGTCCCTTCAGGCGCCTTATCCTGTCGCCACTTTTTGTCCGGGCCATTAGCAAATCTGGTGGCATCTTGAGTTCTATAACTCATGGAGCAAATGAGTTTGCATCCACTGTGCGGGGGCGTTTAAACCGGACTAAAAAGGAGAAACATCACAACAGATTTCCATCTGACAGTAACGATGATTCATCAAGTGATACCACATTGAACTCAAACCAGAGGGCTGGGGAATTAAAAGAAACTGGGGGCAGTGCTCAAAGGAGTCCTGAGAATGAGCATTATAGCAGTGAGAGTGATGGTAGAGAACTGATATCAGAGTCCAGAAAGATCAGCAACAATGAGACTGGTGAAGTTAAACTTAAGTACGCATTGTCTGAACTGCCTGCTGATTCCAGACCTCTTTTAGTTTTTATCAACAAGAGAAGTGGGGCTCAGCGTGGAGATCTTCTCAAGCACAAGCTACATTTTCTTTTGAATCCGGTGCAG GTTTTTGAATTGAATTCTTCACAAGGGCCAGAAACAGGATTATTTTTGTTCAGAAAGGTACCACATTTCAGAATACTTGTGTGTGGTGGCGATGGTACTGTTGGTTGGGTTCTTGACGCGATAGATAAGCAAAATTATGAATCACCTCCACCTATTGCAATTCTTCCAGCTGGCACTGGCAATGATCTTTCGAGAGTTTTATCATGGGGAGGTGGCCTAGGTGCTGTTGAGAAGCAAGGTGGACTCTGCACAGTTTTACATGACATAGAGCATGCAGCAGTCACTATCCTGGATAGATGGAAGGTGACAGTAGAAGATAAGAAATCAAAGAATGTGCTTTTAGTAAAGTACATGAACAACTATCTAG GTATCGGTTGTGATGCAAAAGTCGCCCTTGACATTCATAATCTCCGTGAAGAAAATCCTGAGAAATTCTACAGTCAG TTCTTAAATAAGGTGCTATATGCGAGGGAAGGGGCCAAGAGCATCATTGACAGGGCGTTTGTGGACTTACCATGGCAAGTTCGGTTAGAAGTTGATGGCGCTGAGATTGAGATACCAGAG GACTCAGAAGGTGTGCTGGTCGCAAACACACCGAGCTACATGGGAGGGGTTGACCTGTGGCAAAATGAGGGTGAGAATCCTGAAAATTTTGATCCACAGTCAATCCATGACAAGATGCTTGAAGTGGTTAGCATTACAGGAGCATGGCATCTGGGAACACTCCAG GTTGGACTTTCTCGGGCACGGAGGATCGCGCAAGGTCAGTCGATCAAGATACAAACGTTTGCTCCTTTCCCTGTCCAAGTGGATGGCGAACCTTGGGTCCAGCAGCCCTGCACGCTTAAGATATCCCATCACGGACAG GCTTTTATGTTGAGGAGGGCAATTGAAGAGCCACTTGGTCATGCTGCTTCTATGATCACCGACGTGCTTGAGCATGCCGAATCCAGCCGTGTAATCACTGCTTCGCAGAAGAAAGCCCTCCTCCAAGAAATGGCTATACGGCTAACATGA